TGAGGCGGTGAGCAGCCTTATCAGGGCTGCTTTAGATGTGGCCAAATGCATTGTTGAATTCAAGGAGCTACCACCTCAGTACATCACTCCTGATGCACCAGAAATGTTAATTGCTACTGCTCATATTCCAACAGCTGTTTACTGGACTATCAGGAGTATTGTGGCTTGTGCAACACAAATTATTGGCCTCATTGGCATGGGTCATGAGTATGTTTTAGTGCTATAATTTTGAAAGTTACTAAGTAATGACCCCTTTATTTTCATTACATGCCAGAAAGTGCATGCTAAAACATTCCTTCTGCATCCTATTCCCTGAAAACAGGTACATGGCATCAACCACAGAAGCTTGGGAACTATCAAGCTTGGCACATAAGGTCAGAAGTATTCATGAACATCTTATGAGGCAGCTCACTCTATGTTATCATCACATAGGTAAGTCCTGCCCGATGTCCAATTTCAATTTGGAAGAATTTGTGTGTTACTGTAAGATGACAAGTAATAATTTGTATTATGCAGATGAGAAAAGACACGTAGAAGCATATCAGACACTCATACGCCTTTTCGATACTATTCACATTGATAACATAAAGATTCTCAGGGCTCTGATTTATGCTAAGGATGATCAGCTACCACTTTATGATGGCCACAACAAAAAAAGGGTTGATTACGCTTTCCTCTGTGCTTTTCTGATATAATTACTATACGAGGACTGAAGTTCTCCAACTGTTTTTCACGTTACAGGCTAGCCTTGATGTGCTGAGGAGGAAGAATGTTCTGCTCTACATTTCAGACCTTGATCTCCCGCATGAAGAGCTTTCAATGCTTGAACAAATGTATAGTGAGGCAAGGCAAAATCCAGCAAGGACAGAGAGTCATTATGAGGTAGTATGGCTGCCAGTTGTGGAACGATCAACAGCATGGAATGAtgcaaaacaaaaacaatttgAGAATCTTCAATCAGTGATGCCATGGTACACAGTCTATCACCCTTCACTGCTCGACCCGGCAGTCATTAGGTACATCAAGGAGTTTTGGAAATTCAACAAGAAGCCATTGCTGGTGGTCTTGGATCCTCAAGGCAAAGTAGTGAATCCTAATGCTATCCATATGATGTGGATTTGGGGTAGCGCAGCTTTCCCTTTCACTAGCGTCAGGGAAGAAGCACTCTGGAGAGCAGAAAACTGGAAGATTGATTTATTAGCAGATACGATCGATCCAATCATTCACTCCTGggtaattaatatattctcTTGATCCTGCATCCGTCTAATAATGCAGCGGGTTGCAGTTTAAACTCTTGGTACTAAAACATGACTTGTTTTGGAATTTCAGATACAACAAGGGAAGTACATATGCTTGTATGGCGGAGAGGATATCGAGTGGATCCGCAAATTCACAATGACAGCAAATGCACTTGCACAAGCTGCTGGCATTGATTTAGAGATGCTCTATGTGGGGAAGAGCAACCCAAGAGAGAAAGTcaggaaaaataatatcataattcaAAATGAGAAGCTTAGTCATGTACTTCAAGACCTTACACTAATCTGGTTCTTCTGGGTAAGGCTTGAAAGCATGTGGCATTCCAAGGTGCAACACAACAGGACGGTGGAGAATGACATAATAATGCAAGAAATCGTAACGATGCTAAGCTTCGATGGGAGCGATCAAGGATGGGCTGTGATCAGTAAAGGGTCAGGAGCTGAAAACAGACAACTCGCAAAGGCGAAAGGATCAGATATATTGAACTGCTTTGATGACTATCAGTCATGGAGAGAAATTGCTGAAGAGGAAGGATTTGTGCCTGCAATACTTGACTATCTCCATGGACACCATAACCCACTTCACTGCAACAGGTTGATCCTGCCAGGAACCACTGGGAGCATCCCTGAAAAGGTTGTTTGTGCCGAATGCAGCCGTCCAATGGAGAAGTTCATCATGTATCGCTGCTGTACTGATTAAGGCTCAAATCACCGTTACTAGTCTATGGTGTGGCCTGATATCGTGAATGGAGTTCAATAACTAACTGCTGTATCCTGCAGTCAGTGTTTGTACTGTCgtattttgatgtttaattTGAATATGCACGGGTAGTGCGGATTTGAATGTGCATGGTAAG
The sequence above is drawn from the Ricinus communis isolate WT05 ecotype wild-type chromosome 7, ASM1957865v1, whole genome shotgun sequence genome and encodes:
- the LOC8285465 gene encoding protein SIEVE ELEMENT OCCLUSION B, translated to MAVVPHRSNPRGERHMFSTSDDNAMMKQIQATHAPDGREFDVRPLLNVVEDVFQRAVPPSGLATIVQPQGVVHQAQLDALEEKTLQNGFYEMLDLLSYTINKISCEIACKCSGGGDAHATTLAIFNLVSSYSWDAKLVLALAAFAVNYGEFWLVAHLYLTNPLAKAVALLKQLPDILERADALKPKFEAVSSLIRAALDVAKCIVEFKELPPQYITPDAPEMLIATAHIPTAVYWTIRSIVACATQIIGLIGMGHEYMASTTEAWELSSLAHKVRSIHEHLMRQLTLCYHHIDEKRHVEAYQTLIRLFDTIHIDNIKILRALIYAKDDQLPLYDGHNKKRASLDVLRRKNVLLYISDLDLPHEELSMLEQMYSEARQNPARTESHYEVVWLPVVERSTAWNDAKQKQFENLQSVMPWYTVYHPSLLDPAVIRYIKEFWKFNKKPLLVVLDPQGKVVNPNAIHMMWIWGSAAFPFTSVREEALWRAENWKIDLLADTIDPIIHSWIQQGKYICLYGGEDIEWIRKFTMTANALAQAAGIDLEMLYVGKSNPREKVRKNNIIIQNEKLSHVLQDLTLIWFFWVRLESMWHSKVQHNRTVENDIIMQEIVTMLSFDGSDQGWAVISKGSGAENRQLAKAKGSDILNCFDDYQSWREIAEEEGFVPAILDYLHGHHNPLHCNRLILPGTTGSIPEKVVCAECSRPMEKFIMYRCCTD